One stretch of Prunus persica cultivar Lovell chromosome G1, Prunus_persica_NCBIv2, whole genome shotgun sequence DNA includes these proteins:
- the LOC18789104 gene encoding uncharacterized protein LOC18789104 — MAQMGRLLVRQWPVLQQHCCTFHHLLYSPLLPVTTKTGSHRFSLTKVHLATRGVHKLLRGLRPSDYQDANIGSSGSGSGSDSDSVTYKSRNELKRHARRAVRWAMDLSSFSTPQIKRILRVASLDQDVLDALILVKKFGPDVREGKRRQFNYIGKMLREVEPDLMDALIQATKDSDESKLQALSGPETLSIDDNEEQEEAEETDYEEEEEGSHIDVATRWFDGLINKDVQITNEVYSISNVEFDRQELRKLVRRVHSGLEDKVNSEENGGAKDAARVSAEKSLTRFLCSLAKSSLVIDM, encoded by the exons ATGGCTCAAATGGGACGGCTTCTTGTAAGGCAATGGCCGGTGCTGCAGCAGCATTGCTGTACCTTCCATCATCTTCTCTACTCGCCTTTACTTCCAGTAACCACCAAAACTGGTTCCCATCGTTTCTCTTTGACGAAAGTGCACTTGGCTACTCGCGGCGTCCATAAATTGTTACGCGGACTCAGACCCTCCGACTACCAAGATGCTAACATCGGCAGTTCGGGTTCGGGTTCGGGTTCGGATTCGGATTCGGTTACATATAAGAGCCGCAACGAGTTGAAGCGCCACGCCCGCCGTGCGGTCCGCTGGGCTATGGACCTCTCCTCCTTCTCCACCCCTCAAATCAAACGCATTCTCAG AGTGGCTTCTCTGGACCAAGACGTGCTGGATGCTCTGATTTTAGTGAAG AAATTTGGACCTGATGTCCGAGAAGGGAAGAGAAGGCAGTTCAATTATATTG GAAAAATGCTGCGAGAAGTGGAGCCGGATTTGATGGATGCTTTAATTCAGGCTACAAAAGACAGTGACGAAAGTAAGCTGCAAGCTTTATCTGGTCCAGAGACATTGAGCATTGATGATAATGAGGAGCAAGAAGAAGCGGAAGAAACTGATtatgaggaggaagaagag GGTTCTCACATTGATGTAGCTACCAGATGGTTTGACGGTCTGATCAATAAGGACGTTCAGATCACCAATGAAGTATATTCAATTTCGAATGTTGAGTTTGACCGCCAG GAATTGCGAAAACTTGTCCGTCGAGTGCATTCAGGTTTGGAAGACAAAGTCAATTCAGAGGAGAATGGGGGAGCGAAAGATGCAGCAAGAGTGAGTGCTGAAAAGTCACTCACCAGGTTCCTTTGTTCCCTTGCTAAAAGTAGCCTAGTGATTGATATGTGA
- the LOC18789866 gene encoding chaperone protein dnaJ 11, chloroplastic, whose amino-acid sequence MTSISSSSFTCSSPLFSAAGFANDSLRSPPSSITYRPLRVSASCTSTVDRPRTRTGSSSSLYEVLGIHTSATCQEIKSAYRKLARVVHPDVATDGQTSADEFMKVHEAYSTLSDAQKRADYDRMMLISRPRSSYSYATTMSASAAGRRWETDQCW is encoded by the coding sequence atgactTCCATCTCATCCTCATCCTTCACTTGCTCCTCCCCTCTTTTCTCCGCCGCAGGATTTGCCAACGACAGCCTTCGTTCTCCTCCCTCTTCTATCACATACCGTCCGCTTCGCGTCTCCGCCTCCTGCACATCCACCGTCGACAGGCCACGCACCCGTACTGGATCAAGCTCCTCACTCTACGAGGTACTCGGGATTCACAcaagcgccacgtgtcaggAGATCAAGTCTGCTTACCGTAAGTTAGCGAGAGTCGTACACCCGGACGTTGCCACTGACGGTCAAACATCGGCGGACGAGTTCATGAAAGTCCACGAAGCTTACTCCACTCTGTCTGATGCCCAAAAGCGCGCGGATTACGACCGCATGATGTTGATCAGTCGGCCACGCTCTTCTTATTCGTACGCAACAACAATGTCAGCGTCGGCAGCTGGCCGGAGATGGGAAACCGACCAGTGCTGGTAG